A genomic window from Terrisporobacter glycolicus ATCC 14880 = DSM 1288 includes:
- a CDS encoding PadR family transcriptional regulator, whose product MNSTQMLKGILEGCLLAVISEEEVYGYEMTQKLDLYGFDMVSEGSIYPLLIRMKKEGLVTTTTKSSESGPKRKYYSLTDKGREQLGDFMEIWKDISTSVNKLLEGK is encoded by the coding sequence ATGAATTCAACGCAAATGTTAAAGGGCATTTTAGAAGGATGTTTGCTGGCTGTTATATCAGAGGAAGAAGTATATGGATATGAAATGACCCAAAAATTAGATTTATATGGGTTCGATATGGTTAGTGAAGGGAGTATATACCCCTTATTAATAAGAATGAAAAAAGAAGGGTTAGTTACAACAACTACTAAATCATCAGAAAGTGGGCCAAAGAGAAAGTATTATTCTTTAACAGATAAAGGTAGGGAACAGTTAGGGGATTTTATGGAAATATGGAAAGACATATCCACTAGTGTAAATAAATTGTTGGAAGGGAAGTAA
- a CDS encoding MerR family transcriptional regulator, protein MTITEVSKKYGLSADTLRYYERVGLIPTVNRNKSGVRDYTQEDCNWVEFIKCMRGAGLPIEVLIDYVTMFQQGDSTVDERKALLIDQRKALSEKIEEMNKTLERLDYKIDLYEKGLIMSEKELREKNQ, encoded by the coding sequence ATGACAATTACAGAAGTAAGTAAAAAATATGGATTATCAGCGGATACACTAAGATATTACGAAAGAGTGGGGTTAATACCAACAGTAAATCGAAATAAAAGCGGTGTAAGAGATTATACCCAGGAAGATTGCAACTGGGTTGAGTTTATAAAATGTATGAGGGGGGCAGGACTTCCCATAGAAGTTTTAATAGACTATGTTACGATGTTTCAGCAAGGAGATTCAACTGTTGATGAGAGAAAAGCATTACTAATAGACCAACGTAAGGCTTTATCTGAAAAAATAGAAGAAATGAACAAAACCTTAGAGCGTTTAGATTATAAAATTGATTTATATGAAAAAGGTTTAATAATGAGTGAAAAAGAATTAAGAGAAAAAAATCAATAA
- a CDS encoding aldo/keto reductase — protein sequence METKKLGFGLMRLPLIDKDDQGSIDMVKFTFMIDEYMKNGFTYFDTAYPYHNGNSEIAFREAVVRRYPRNAYTITDKLPMFMINEKSQIPKIFNEQLIKCGVEYFDYYWLHGIGDQTYLLSEEIGAFEFIKEKKSEGKIKHIGFSFHDSAEVLDKILTNHPEMEYVQLQINYIDWEDDIVQSRKCYEVAKKHNKPVIVMEPIKGGSLANISPDAEKLFKEENSQLSTASWAIRYAASLDNVMVVLSGMSNKEQLQDNISYMKEFQQLNEREEKIIEKAGAIIKSSIAIPCTSCHYCTENCPKNVAIPECFSIYNNLKRFGSLQLNFSLVCYENLKDKHRDVSECIECKQCENICPQHLPITTYLKEIAHELEFNE from the coding sequence ATGGAAACTAAAAAATTAGGATTTGGTCTTATGCGTTTGCCACTTATTGATAAGGATGACCAGGGAAGTATTGATATGGTCAAATTTACTTTTATGATAGATGAATATATGAAAAATGGATTTACTTATTTTGATACAGCATATCCTTATCATAATGGAAATAGTGAAATAGCATTTAGAGAAGCAGTAGTAAGAAGATATCCAAGGAATGCTTATACTATTACAGATAAATTACCAATGTTTATGATAAATGAAAAGTCTCAGATTCCTAAAATATTTAATGAGCAGTTGATAAAATGTGGAGTAGAATATTTTGATTATTACTGGTTACATGGAATAGGAGACCAAACATATTTATTATCAGAAGAAATAGGTGCTTTTGAATTTATAAAAGAAAAAAAATCAGAAGGAAAAATTAAACACATTGGTTTTTCTTTTCATGATAGCGCTGAGGTTCTTGATAAAATACTTACGAATCATCCAGAAATGGAATATGTACAACTACAAATTAACTATATAGATTGGGAAGATGATATTGTTCAATCAAGAAAATGTTATGAAGTGGCTAAGAAACACAATAAGCCTGTAATTGTTATGGAACCAATTAAAGGTGGCTCTTTAGCAAATATTTCACCAGATGCAGAGAAGCTATTTAAAGAAGAGAATAGTCAACTTTCCACAGCATCCTGGGCAATAAGATATGCAGCATCCCTTGATAATGTAATGGTTGTATTAAGTGGAATGAGTAATAAAGAACAACTTCAAGATAATATAAGTTATATGAAAGAATTTCAACAATTGAATGAAAGAGAAGAAAAAATTATTGAAAAGGCAGGAGCTATAATAAAGTCAAGTATAGCAATTCCTTGTACATCATGTCATTACTGTACAGAAAATTGTCCTAAGAATGTTGCAATTCCAGAATGTTTTTCAATCTATAATAATCTTAAAAGATTTGGATCATTACAACTTAACTTTTCATTGGTGTGCTATGAAAACTTAAAAGATAAGCATAGAGATGTATCAGAGTGTATAGAATGCAAACAATGTGAAAATATTTGTCCACAACATCTTCCAATAACAACATATTTAAAAGAAATTGCCCATGAACTAGAATTTAATGAATAA
- the larC gene encoding nickel pincer cofactor biosynthesis protein LarC translates to MINKLYLECYSGISGDMTVAALLDLGASEEVLNKALESLPIDGFKTEISRVIKSGLDVCDFNVILDHKHENHDHDMNYLYGEDDHSHDDHHGHHHDHDHDHHHAHNHEETHSHEHNNHHEHRGLSDVISIIEKADITSNAKQIAVKIFNILGEAEAAAHGVSIDEVHFHEVGAVDSIVDIIAVAVCLDNLEIEEVVVPVLYEGCGFIRCQHGVIPVPVPAVSKIVANNNLKLRLTNIEAELVTPTGAAIVAAIKTEDKLPEEFSIKKIGLGAGKRTYERASILRAMLIEDESEYKDFIVKLESNIDDCSGEALGYVMERLYKAGARDVHYMPVFMKKNRPAYQLNVICKEEDVAKLEDIIFEETTTIGIRKQKMERCILKRKIKKVQTSLGEVAVKVCHLSTGKRIYPEYDSVIELCKKHNKPYQDVYQIIVKECSDELN, encoded by the coding sequence ATGATTAATAAATTATATTTAGAATGCTACAGTGGAATTAGTGGAGATATGACGGTTGCAGCCTTATTGGATTTGGGGGCTAGTGAAGAAGTTTTAAATAAAGCTTTAGAAAGTTTACCAATTGATGGTTTTAAAACAGAAATAAGTAGAGTAATAAAAAGTGGATTAGATGTTTGTGATTTTAATGTGATTTTAGATCATAAACATGAAAATCATGACCATGATATGAACTACCTTTATGGTGAAGATGACCACAGTCATGATGATCATCATGGACATCACCATGATCATGACCACGACCATCATCACGCTCATAATCATGAGGAAACACATTCTCATGAGCATAATAATCATCATGAACATCGTGGATTGTCAGATGTAATCTCTATTATTGAAAAAGCTGATATTACAAGTAATGCAAAACAAATTGCAGTGAAAATTTTTAATATATTAGGAGAAGCAGAAGCAGCAGCTCATGGAGTTAGTATAGATGAAGTACATTTTCATGAGGTTGGAGCAGTAGATTCTATAGTAGATATAATAGCTGTAGCAGTTTGTTTAGATAATTTAGAAATAGAAGAAGTAGTTGTACCAGTCCTATACGAAGGATGTGGATTTATTCGTTGTCAACATGGAGTAATACCAGTTCCAGTACCAGCAGTTTCTAAAATTGTAGCAAATAATAATCTAAAACTTCGTCTTACAAATATAGAAGCAGAATTAGTAACACCTACAGGTGCAGCTATTGTGGCAGCTATCAAAACTGAAGATAAGCTTCCAGAGGAATTTTCTATTAAAAAAATAGGTTTAGGAGCAGGTAAAAGAACATACGAGAGAGCAAGCATATTAAGAGCCATGCTTATAGAAGATGAAAGTGAATACAAAGATTTTATTGTAAAGTTAGAAAGTAATATAGATGATTGTTCAGGAGAAGCTTTAGGATATGTAATGGAGCGTTTATACAAAGCAGGAGCTAGAGATGTTCACTATATGCCAGTATTTATGAAAAAAAATCGCCCGGCTTATCAATTAAATGTTATTTGTAAGGAAGAAGATGTAGCTAAATTAGAAGATATTATCTTTGAAGAAACTACAACTATTGGAATTAGGAAACAAAAAATGGAAAGATGTATTTTAAAAAGAAAAATTAAAAAAGTTCAAACTTCATTAGGAGAAGTAGCAGTAAAAGTTTGTCATCTATCTACAGGAAAAAGAATTTATCCAGAATATGACAGTGTAATAGAACTATGCAAAAAACACAATAAGCCTTACCAAGATGTATACCAAATTATAGTAAAAGAATGTAGCGATGAATTAAATTAA